One genomic region from Anguilla rostrata isolate EN2019 chromosome 2, ASM1855537v3, whole genome shotgun sequence encodes:
- the LOC135248780 gene encoding beta-galactoside-binding lectin-like encodes MEVKNMSFKAGTELKITGVPKSDAASFAINVGQSEDRIALHFNPRFNCHGDHCTIVCNSRQDGCWNSEHRENNFPFQQGEEFKVSISFDNDQFRIKLSNGHVFHFPNRLGDDKYKHITIDGARITSFKIK; translated from the exons ATGGAAGTGAAAAACATGTCGTTCAAGGCAGGGACTGAACTGAAGATCACAGGTGTCCCCAAATCGGATGCCGCTAG ttTCGCAATCAACGTGGGGCAGTCTGAGGACAGAATCGCGCTGCACTTTAACCCACGCTTCAACTGCCACGGGGACCACTGCACCATCGTCTGCAACTCCAGGCAGGACGGCTGTTGGAACAGCGAGCACAGAGAGAACAACTTCCCCTTTcagcagggggaggagtttaAG gtgTCCATTTCCTTTGACAATGACCAATTTCGTATTAAACTATCTAATGGCCATGTGTTTCATTTCCCCAACCGTCTGGGTGatgacaaatataaacacattacCATTGATGGAGCCAGGATCACAAGCTTCAAGATAAAATAA